In a genomic window of Sphingomonas koreensis:
- a CDS encoding 50S ribosomal protein L25/general stress protein Ctc: MSDTLTLSAETRDRVGKGASRALRREGRVPAVIYGNNQEPLSIHLEERALIKALNTGHFFNSVIMIEGAGGKPVRTLAKDAALDVVTDRPVHVDFLRISEHAKVHVNVPVVFTDEETSPGLKKGGVLNIVRHELELVCDAAEIPSEITISLDGLDVGASLHISAVTLPKGVESAIEDRDFTIATIVAPSALKSEEAEAAAEAEAEGEAEAPAEEAAAEGETEAKEGE, from the coding sequence ATGAGCGATACGCTTACGCTGTCGGCCGAGACGCGCGACCGGGTTGGCAAGGGAGCCTCCCGTGCGCTTCGTCGTGAAGGCCGCGTACCCGCCGTTATCTACGGCAACAATCAGGAACCGCTGAGCATCCACCTTGAAGAGCGCGCGCTCATCAAGGCGCTGAACACCGGCCACTTCTTCAACTCGGTCATCATGATCGAGGGCGCCGGCGGCAAGCCGGTCCGCACCCTCGCCAAGGATGCCGCGCTTGACGTCGTGACCGACCGCCCGGTCCATGTCGACTTCCTGCGCATTTCCGAGCACGCCAAGGTGCACGTCAACGTGCCCGTCGTGTTCACCGACGAGGAAACCTCGCCCGGCCTCAAGAAGGGCGGCGTGCTGAACATCGTCCGTCACGAGCTCGAGCTGGTCTGCGACGCCGCCGAGATCCCGAGCGAGATCACCATCTCGCTGGACGGCCTCGACGTCGGTGCCTCGCTGCACATCTCGGCCGTGACCCTGCCCAAGGGCGTCGAGAGCGCGATCGAAGACCGCGACTTCACCATCGCCACCATCGTCGCTCCGTCGGCGCTGAAGTCCGAGGAAGCCGAAGCGGCTGCCGAGGCCGAAGCTGAAGGCGAAGCCGAAGCGCCCGCCGAAGAGGCTGCCGCCGAGGGCGAGACCGAGGCGAAGGAAGGCGAGTAA
- a CDS encoding TraB/GumN family protein, with translation MLRRTFPILSALLLTGCSLFGHDADPALWVVKDEDTTIYLFGTVHVLEPGTRWFDDGVREAFDASDELVLEIARPDPGAIAALTAQLGTRGGPPFAPEVDAAAQKLGMAKGEIDRMEPWLAALTLNQRAVVKAGYSSDDGVEAALSSAAENAGKPVKALESARGQLMAFDSLSGAAQSAMLDATVKELPSAGERLKRFVQAWGAGDAESVGAEMNRLAEASPEVAEALVARRNARWADWVAARMAQPGTVFVAVGAGHLAGKGSVQTLLGEKGLTVERVAY, from the coding sequence ATGCTCCGACGCACATTTCCAATCCTTTCCGCCCTTCTCCTCACCGGTTGCTCGCTGTTCGGCCATGATGCCGATCCGGCTTTGTGGGTGGTGAAGGACGAGGACACGACGATCTATCTGTTCGGCACGGTCCATGTGCTCGAGCCCGGCACGCGCTGGTTCGACGACGGCGTGCGCGAGGCGTTCGACGCCAGCGACGAGCTGGTGCTGGAGATCGCCCGGCCCGATCCCGGCGCGATCGCCGCGCTGACGGCGCAGCTCGGCACGCGCGGCGGCCCGCCCTTCGCGCCCGAAGTCGACGCGGCAGCGCAGAAGCTCGGCATGGCCAAGGGCGAGATCGACAGGATGGAACCCTGGCTCGCCGCGCTGACGCTCAACCAGCGCGCGGTGGTGAAAGCCGGCTATTCCTCCGACGACGGGGTCGAGGCCGCGCTGTCGAGCGCCGCGGAAAACGCGGGCAAGCCGGTCAAGGCGCTGGAGAGCGCGCGCGGCCAGCTGATGGCGTTCGACAGCCTGTCGGGCGCGGCGCAGAGCGCGATGCTCGACGCGACGGTCAAGGAGTTGCCGTCCGCGGGCGAACGGCTCAAGCGCTTCGTCCAGGCTTGGGGTGCAGGCGATGCCGAAAGCGTCGGTGCCGAGATGAACCGCCTGGCGGAAGCCTCGCCCGAGGTGGCAGAAGCGCTGGTCGCACGCCGCAACGCGCGCTGGGCGGACTGGGTCGCGGCGCGGATGGCCCAGCCGGGCACGGTATTCGTCGCGGTCGGCGCCGGCCACCTCGCCGGTAAGGGCAGCGTCCAGACGCTGCTCGGCGAAAAGGGCCTGACCGTGGAGCGAGTGGCGTATTAG
- a CDS encoding glycine--tRNA ligase subunit alpha: protein MILKLHDYWSQRGCLILQPYDMRMGAGTFHTATTLRALGPDPWNAAFVQPCRRPTDGRYGENPNRLQHYYQYQVILKPSPPDLQEAYLGSLAAIGIDFTKHDIRFVEDDWESPTLGAWGLGWEVWCDGMEVTQFTYFQQMGGFDCKPVAGELTYGLERLAMYIQNKDSVYDLAFNDAQDGKPAFTYGDVFLENEKQMSKYNFEVADTETLFDSFRKAVAECENCLTNNVPIAAYEQAIEASHLFNLLQARGVISVAERQAYIGRVRDLAKGSCEAWIAHMTPEWTAKYPEWSL, encoded by the coding sequence ATGATCCTCAAGCTCCACGACTATTGGAGCCAGCGGGGATGCCTGATCCTCCAGCCCTATGACATGCGCATGGGTGCGGGCACCTTCCACACCGCGACGACGCTGCGCGCGCTCGGCCCCGATCCGTGGAACGCGGCGTTCGTCCAGCCATGCCGTCGCCCGACCGATGGCCGCTATGGCGAGAATCCCAACCGCCTTCAGCATTATTACCAGTATCAGGTGATCCTGAAGCCGAGCCCGCCCGACCTGCAGGAAGCGTATCTGGGATCGCTGGCCGCGATCGGCATCGACTTTACCAAGCACGACATTCGCTTCGTCGAGGACGACTGGGAATCGCCGACGCTCGGCGCCTGGGGCCTGGGCTGGGAAGTGTGGTGCGACGGGATGGAGGTGACCCAGTTCACCTATTTCCAGCAAATGGGCGGGTTCGACTGCAAGCCGGTCGCGGGCGAGCTGACCTACGGGCTCGAGCGGCTGGCGATGTACATCCAGAACAAGGACAGCGTGTACGACCTCGCGTTCAACGATGCGCAGGATGGCAAGCCGGCCTTCACCTATGGCGACGTCTTCCTCGAGAACGAGAAGCAGATGTCGAAGTACAATTTCGAGGTCGCCGACACCGAGACGCTGTTCGATTCGTTCCGCAAGGCGGTCGCCGAGTGCGAGAACTGCCTGACGAACAATGTCCCCATCGCCGCCTATGAGCAGGCGATCGAGGCGAGCCATCTCTTCAACCTGCTTCAGGCGCGCGGCGTCATCTCGGTCGCCGAGCGCCAGGCCTATATCGGCCGCGTCCGCGATCTGGCCAAGGGCAGCTGCGAGGCATGGATCGCGCACATGACGCCCGAATGGACCGCCAAATATCCGGAGTGGTCGCTGTGA
- the glyS gene encoding glycine--tRNA ligase subunit beta produces the protein MTDFLLELRSEEIPARMQDKAREDLARLFAAELKAAGMEASETVTYATPRRLALIARGLPDVTASVIEEVKGPPADAPDAAIEGFLRKSGLAREALQTRDVKGRATLFAVISKQGRPTAGVLAEVIPAVIRAFPWPKSMRWGDASLSTESLRWVRPLQGIVALFGDDVVECEVAGVRSGAATVGHRFHHPGVITIGSASDYVEKLRACHVIVDQNERRATIALGAKMAANKAGLTLIEDEGLLIENAGLTEWPVPLLGRFDEAFLDVPPEVIQLTARVNQKYFVCQDAAGKLANAFVCTANIDAADGGARIVEGNQKVLAARLSDARFFYETDLKVPLAEQATKLEKIVFHEKLGTVADKVERVAKLARWLVEEGIVKGADPARAERAARLAKADLVTGMVGEFPELQGLMGGYYAAAQGDDAAVAEAIRDHYKPIGQGDDVPTAPVTVAVSLADKLDTILAFFLIDERPTGSKDPFALRRSALGVIGLTGKNGVKLPLSRLFATWTDHVHFASKTIMSTHGRQVMTQQRAREQVEAVARSMETETVGEWILPQPVSVSVDLPENAEVQARLEMATGLWQSVEGFDPASVLAFLIDRLKVQQREAGVRHDLIDAVFALGGEDDLVRLLARVHALQAFMATDDGANLLAGYKRAANILKKEGVTDAVWSAPAYAPEPAEAALIAALDGAEPKAAAAVEGERFEEAMAALATLRAPIDAFFTDVTVNDADPAKRESRLALLARMRDAVHRVADFGKIEG, from the coding sequence GTGACCGATTTCCTGCTCGAACTCCGCTCGGAGGAAATCCCGGCACGGATGCAGGACAAGGCCCGCGAGGACCTTGCGCGCCTGTTCGCGGCCGAACTGAAGGCCGCCGGGATGGAGGCGAGCGAGACCGTCACCTATGCGACGCCCCGCCGCCTTGCGTTGATCGCGCGTGGCCTTCCGGACGTGACCGCCTCTGTCATAGAGGAGGTCAAGGGGCCGCCGGCGGATGCGCCGGATGCGGCGATTGAAGGCTTTCTGCGCAAATCGGGTCTGGCCCGCGAGGCGTTGCAGACGCGAGACGTCAAGGGACGGGCCACCCTCTTTGCCGTGATCAGCAAGCAGGGCCGCCCAACGGCGGGCGTGTTGGCCGAGGTGATCCCGGCCGTGATCCGCGCCTTCCCGTGGCCCAAGTCGATGCGCTGGGGCGATGCCTCGCTGTCGACCGAGAGCCTGCGCTGGGTGCGTCCGCTGCAAGGCATCGTCGCGCTGTTCGGCGACGATGTGGTGGAGTGCGAGGTCGCGGGCGTCCGTTCGGGCGCGGCGACCGTCGGCCACCGCTTCCACCATCCGGGCGTCATCACGATCGGATCGGCTTCGGACTATGTCGAGAAGCTGCGCGCCTGCCATGTCATCGTCGACCAGAATGAGCGTCGCGCGACCATCGCGCTCGGCGCCAAGATGGCGGCGAACAAGGCCGGCCTGACCTTGATCGAGGACGAGGGGCTGCTGATCGAGAATGCCGGGCTGACCGAATGGCCGGTGCCGCTGCTCGGCCGCTTCGACGAAGCGTTCCTCGACGTGCCGCCCGAGGTGATCCAGCTGACGGCGCGCGTGAACCAGAAGTACTTCGTGTGCCAGGATGCCGCCGGGAAACTGGCGAATGCGTTCGTATGCACCGCGAACATCGACGCGGCCGATGGCGGCGCCAGGATCGTCGAGGGCAACCAGAAGGTGCTCGCCGCGCGGCTGAGCGATGCGCGCTTCTTCTACGAGACGGACCTGAAGGTGCCGCTCGCGGAGCAGGCGACGAAGCTCGAGAAGATCGTGTTCCACGAGAAGCTGGGCACGGTCGCCGACAAGGTCGAGCGGGTGGCGAAGCTGGCACGGTGGCTGGTCGAGGAAGGGATCGTCAAGGGCGCGGACCCGGCACGGGCCGAACGCGCCGCGCGGCTCGCCAAGGCCGATCTCGTCACCGGTATGGTCGGCGAGTTCCCCGAACTACAGGGCCTGATGGGCGGCTATTACGCCGCCGCGCAGGGCGACGACGCCGCGGTCGCCGAAGCGATCCGCGATCACTACAAGCCCATCGGGCAGGGCGACGACGTGCCCACCGCACCGGTGACGGTGGCGGTGTCGCTGGCGGACAAGCTGGATACGATTCTGGCGTTCTTCCTCATTGATGAGCGTCCGACCGGTTCCAAAGACCCGTTCGCGCTTCGTCGAAGTGCGCTCGGTGTTATCGGGCTCACCGGCAAGAATGGGGTCAAGCTGCCATTGAGCCGACTCTTTGCGACGTGGACCGATCACGTACACTTTGCATCGAAGACCATTATGTCGACCCATGGCCGGCAGGTCATGACTCAGCAACGCGCCCGCGAGCAGGTTGAGGCGGTTGCTCGGAGCATGGAAACCGAAACGGTGGGCGAGTGGATTCTGCCGCAGCCTGTCTCTGTTTCGGTCGACCTACCTGAAAATGCTGAGGTGCAAGCTCGGCTCGAAATGGCGACAGGGCTCTGGCAGAGCGTGGAGGGTTTTGATCCCGCCTCGGTCCTAGCCTTCCTCATTGACCGCCTCAAGGTCCAGCAGCGCGAGGCGGGGGTCCGCCACGACCTGATCGACGCGGTGTTCGCCCTTGGCGGCGAGGACGATCTCGTCCGGCTGCTCGCGCGCGTCCATGCGTTGCAGGCGTTCATGGCGACCGACGACGGCGCCAACCTGCTCGCCGGGTACAAGCGCGCGGCGAACATCCTCAAGAAGGAGGGCGTGACCGACGCCGTGTGGTCCGCGCCTGCCTATGCGCCCGAACCCGCCGAGGCGGCGCTGATCGCTGCGCTCGACGGGGCCGAGCCCAAGGCGGCCGCCGCGGTCGAGGGCGAGCGGTTCGAGGAAGCGATGGCCGCGCTCGCGACGCTGCGCGCGCCGATCGACGCGTTCTTCACCGATGTGACGGTCAACGATGCCGATCCGGCCAAGCGCGAGTCGCGGCTGGCGCTGCTCGCGCGGATGCGCGACGCGGTGCATCGCGTGGCGGACTTCGGCAAGATCGAGGGCTGA